AGATATTTCATGGCACGGCGATAAGGCCGCATGGTTTGTCTGCAACATGTTGAGCATCGGCGCCGGCGTGCTGGACACCACCGGCGTGGTGCGCGTGCGTTGCGCCGACAGCAATTAACCATCACCCACTTGTAACGAGTTTCTTTAAGGGGTGAGGAAGTTACCCCTCTCCTCCCTGCTTCCTCCCCCTTAAAGAATTAAATCCTATTTTTTTTATCATCACCAACAGAAAGACCACAAAGCCATGACCGACAATATTATTTACAGCCAACTTTATTTTTGCAACAGCGCGCTTCTGTCGCTCGGCAGTGACAGCATCGCCAGCCTGGACGACAACCGCTTGGAGGCAAAAATTGCCAAGCAACTTTACCCGATAGTGCTTGGCGATTTATTGACGCGCCATGCCTGGCGATTTTTAATAAAAAACGGCGTGACCCTGCCCGCCGTGGCAACCCCCATCGCCACTTGGCAAACCCTTTACCCAAAACACAACCAATATCAATTGCCGGATAATTTTTTGATGATGCTGACGCCGCTCGGCGGCACGCGCAACGATTATATCCTGGCCGATAATATCTTGCTGAGCAAAAACCAACAGCCGGTTATCGATTGTTTGTTAAAAATCGACGAGCAGTTTTTCCCGATTTATTTTGCCAAATTATTGGTCGATTATTTAACCGCCGAAATGGCACTGCCGATTACCGAGGATATAAGCCGCGCGCAATTTTTGCTGGGCAAGGCGGCCAACGAATATAAAAACGCACGGGCGCAGGACAACGGCCTGACCGCGACCGCGCCAATTGCGGCGCGTTACCCACTTATTGAAAAACGCTAAATATTTTTTAACATCATTTGGAGTAAGCAACATGACCATTCGACAAATTATTGAACAGACCGATTTTAACACCGGCATCATCGACCCGAATTACATGGGCAATGAAAACACCACCCTTTACCAACATGGCGCGCGCAAATTGGAAAATTTTGAAGTGCGGTTGGAGGGCACGCTGACGCGCCGCGCCGGCCTGGCGATTATGAAAAAATTGACCGGCAATTACGCTAACCACCTCAACGATGTTCGTTTGTTGTCGTCGCAATGGGGGCGCACCACCGGCGCGATTATCGCCATCAAGCCGGGTTATGTGGCGGTCGGCAATGGCTTGCCCGAAACCGGCAATATCGACATATTTGACCAACAGGGCAATCGGATAAGTTTTGGTATTCATAATTGGGGGGCGTCTATCGTGCAATCCATCAAGGTAACCGACACGACGCTCGGCACGTTATTATGCCAAGATGGTATTTTGCCGACCCTTATTACCTGCAGTGCCAACACCCCCAACGCCAACAACAACACCCCCTATCAATTTAACAAGGTTGATTTTGTGTTTGAAAAGGACGCCAACAATGTTCCCTTCATGCCTTTTGAAACCTTTGCCAACGGGGTTTTTATGTCTTGCTCGGCCGCCAGCACGACACCGGCCGCGCCGATGGTGACAATAAAAACCACCAGCGATTATTTTATCGGCACCGGTGTTTTGGCCGACCATGTTAATACCTGCTTCAAATTATTTGGCGGCGTGGTGCAAATTTCCAGCGTTATCGACAAACGCAACGCCTACGTGCGGATTCTGTCGCCGCTGACCGGTTGGACATCGGCCACCACCAACGGCGCATTTACCGAGCAAGCCTTTTCATTTCCGCGCGGTTACCCACGGGTTGGCATAACCTATCAAGGGCGGATGATATTTGGTGGCACAAAATCTTTTCCCGCCAAAATTTGGATGTCAAAATTGGGTAATTATTACAATTTTGATTTGGGGAGTAGCGGCGATGGCGACGCCATTGTCTTTAACATCACCGCCGACCAGGCCGAGGAGGTGCAATGGTTGGTGGCCGGCCGGTATTTGGAAATTTACACCAACCTTGCCGAATGGTCCTGTCCGGTTGACAGCCTGACCCCCACCACGCTCGGCCTGGCGCGGCAAAGCCGTTACGGCATGAGCAACCAGGCCGCCACCCCGCCCCTGAGCATCGAGGGTAGCACGGTGTTTTTGGGCAAGGACCAAAGAACCCTGCACCAGGTGCAATGGTCGGATATCAACAAGGGTTACACCCACGCGATTATTAACCGCCAGGCGCAAAGCCTGACCACCGGCCTGACCGCGCTCCATTACGACCCGCAGAAAAAATTGCTCTATGGGTTAAAAACCGATGGCACGTTGGCGGTGATGACCTACTACCAGGAGGCGCAAATTTTCGCCTGGGGGCAAATCACCACCAATGGCACGGTGGTGGGCATTGTCGCCGGTCGCAACAATATTCAAAACACCAGCGCGCTGGTCGAACAACCTTACCTGTTGGTAAAACGCGGCGCGGCGATTTATGTCGAAACCTTTGACAGCAATTACATCGCCGATGGTGTCGACCAAAAACCCGCCATGACCGACCGCGTCACCACATTTTCATTGGAAAATTTTTGCGCCGGCCAGGCAATTGCCCTTTACCAACATGGCCAATTGAAAAAAACCATGGTTGCGCCAAGCCTGACCCCGGCGACGCCGGCGGTAAGCCTCACCCTGCCGCCGGAGCTCGACCTCAATACGCCATTTGCGGTTGGCTTGGTGTTTGGGTCGGTGTTAAAACCGCTCCACCGATTTTCGGGCCCCGGCGGCCGGTCGAGTTTTTCGGCGATGAAATTGGCACGCCTGTCATTTTTGGTGAAGGACACGCCGGTGCTGTGTTGGCAAAACAGCGATGGTAAGAAATTTCAGGGGGCGGTGAATAATTATGTTTTTAACCCCGCCACCAACATTGCACCAAGCGACGGCACGCCACCAAGTCTTGTGCCCTACAGCGGCTGGGCGACCTTCGCCCTGCCTGGCTGGTTGCAGGAGGTATCGGAAGCATTGTGGCAAATTTCTTACCAAAACCCCTATCCCCTAACCTTGCTGTCGGCCAAGGAAGAATATCTTTTGTCGACCATCAGCAACCAAACCCCCACCAACTAAACAACCCAACGAAAGGAAAAAAATACCATGACCGCATTATCGCTTTTGGCATTGCCCATCACCATCGCCAGCACCATCATACAGGCAAAACAACAGGAGGAGGCCAATGACCAACAACGCGCCGCCGCCGACCGGCAACAGGCCACCGACCAGCAACGGCAAGCCATTGCCCAGCAACAGGTGCAATTGGATTCCACCGCGCAACAACGCGCCTTGTTGGCGCAACAGAATAAGGCCATCGCCGCCCTGCAAAATTATTATTACAAATCGGGCATCGACCCGACCAGCGGTTCGGCGCAAAATGCGTTGTTGGCATTAAGCCAAAAAAACACAACCGACCTGGAACAATTGGCGCGCGCCACGGCGTTGCGGAAGCAGGAGGCCGGCCTTATCGGTGCGAATGATTTTGGCGGCAATGCGGTGCAACCCTATAACCCATTTCCCGCCACCGTCGATTTGCTGAACACCATCGGCCGCGGTGTTGCCAACCTTAGCGATCTATCAAAAAACAACAACAATAATAATAACGACAACCATCGCCTGTAAAGAAATAAGTGCAACAATAACCAACCAATCCACCCCGCCCGCCCCCACCCCAAAAATTGTAAGATTTTTATGGGGGCGGGTGCGGGGTCGGCATAGAACAAACAATTGAAAGAAAAAAATACCATGCCAATCATAAATCATTTTGCCACCGCGTTCGACGCCGGCGACACCCAATTGATAAGGTTTTTTATCGACAACGCCACCGGTTTGTCGGTGTCAATGCTGTCGTTGTATTTTATGTTTCGGTTGTTCGATAAACACCTGACAAACTTAACGGCGCATTTGGAATCGCTAAATGATTTGGTGATGATATTGCACAATCGCGGCGAGGGTTACCAACGCGACACGACCAACGCCCTGCGCCGTATTGAGCAGAAAATCACCCGCTGGCCGACCAACAATTTAGCCAACAACAATTTTCGTCAACCAAAAAACCAAAGGAAAGATGCCAACCACCATGAGCGATAACCAAAATAATAATAACCACGAGAATAACAATGAGGACGGCAAGGGCAGGAAAAACACCAGCCTGTCGATAAAAAAAATCCTGAGCAATGAATTGCCAAATTTATTAAATAAATTATTGGGCGAAATCGATGATTTGGCGATGCAACCGGTGGCGCAGGTCATGGCGATGGACAGCGACGACATGGCGCAACATCAACGATTGTTAAAAAACCTGCATGAGAAACATAAGACGCTAAAAATGATTTTGCAAAACATCGCCTTGGTGTTGGAATTGAATCCATCGCCGAACGGCCGCGAAAAAACCGAAATCACCAATTTATTGGCGCGGGCGGAAACCCTTATCGATAAAAAAATCCTTGGCCCCAAGGCGCAAGGCGCAACCACCAACGACGGCGACCACGGCGATGAATAAAAACAATATCACATCCACCACCAGCGACGACCAAGCGGGCGAACAATTGGACGAGCAATTGGTCAGTTTTTCATTATTTGCCGCCCTGTGGTGCGTGGTCGAGCGCCGGCCATTTCCGGCGCACCAACAGGCGATGGCCAATTTTTTGGCCAATGCTTGGCAAAATCAACAACGGCAATTGTTGTTGATGGCGTTTCGCGCATCGGGCAAATCGACGCTGGTGGGGTTGTTTTGCGCTTGGTTGCTTTACCGCGACAACGACCTGCGAATTTTGGTGTTGTCGGCCGAGCAGGGATTGGCCACCAAGATGGTGCGGGCGGTGCGGTATTTGTTCGACCGCCACCCATTGTTAAAAAATTTAAAACCGCAAACCCCCGACCAATGGGCGCGTGATGAATTCACCATTGCGCGGCGGTTGGTGTTGCGCGACCCGTCGATGATGGCGCGCGGTATTTACGGCAACATAACCGGTTTTCGCGCCGACGTGGTTATTTGCGACGATGTCGAGGTTATCAACAACAGCCACAACAGCGACCAACGGGGCGAGTTGCGGCGGCGATTGGCCGAGGTGGATTTTATCCTGACACCGAGCAATGGCGATGATGAGGGCAACAACGAGGCCGATGGGGTTTCACGCCAATTGCCGGGCGGGTTGCAATTATATGTTGGCACGCCGCACGGGCCGGATAGTATTTACAACACGGCGCGCGATGGTTTTTTGGCGGGGTTCGAATCGTTTGTCATGCCGGTGATGGACGAACATGGCCAGTCGGTGTGGCCCGAAAAATTCACGCCCGCCCATATCAACAATTTGCAACAACGTCACGGCGACAAAAAATTCTTGAGCCAGATGATGTTAAAAATCGACAACCATAATGGCCATGGTTTGCACCATCAACGGCTACGCGAATATGACGGCGATTTGGTTTACAACGAACGCAACCAAATTGGCCAGATGCGGTTGGTGGGGTGCGACCTGGCCGATGGTGCGGTGTTGAACACAGCGATCGATTCCATCGGCTGTTTTTGGGACCCGGCGTTTGGCGACCGCCACAAATCGGCCGATGGGTCGGTGGTGGCGGTAATGGCGATGGACGGCGACGGGCATTTTTACCTGCATGAATTGGTTTATCTTGACAATAAATTTGACGGCGATGCGCGTTACGATTTGGCCGGCATGGGGTTGCAACATCGCGATAACCCGGCGATGGTGCAGATAACCCAGGTGATGGCGATTATGGCGCGAAATTTCGCCCGTGGCATTACGATTGAAAACAATGGCTTAGGGAAATTTTTGCCCGGCCTGTTGCGCCAGGAAATTCGCCGCCAAAAAAAATTATGGGTGGTGAATGAAATCAGCCATCGACAAAACAAACGGGCGCGAATTTTTGCCGCGTTCGATAGTTTGTTATCGGCCGGCGCGTTGCATGTGCATCGCCGGTTGCGCCATGGCGATAAGGGAAAAAACGGCGGGCGGTTTTATAATGAAATTGCCGATTTTCAATTGAACAATAACACCGGCCACGACGATGGGTTGGACGCGGTGGCCGGTTGTATCGAATCGCCATTTTACAAAATTCACGCAAAGCCAAACCAAACGGCCGATAATAAAAATGACAACGAAATTCCTGTCGCCAATCATGCCGACGAGAATCGGGACAAATAATTGGGCAATAACAACCATCAGCAATAAGGAGAAATCACCATGCACAATATTATTAACCTGTTCCCCGACGCGTCTCACGAACGTCAATTTTTTATGCCCGAACCATGGCTGGGGTTAAAGGAAGAAATACTGGCCATGACATTATTTGGTGGCGGGTTTCCGTGCAATATTATTTTGTTGGAAACCATCGCCCTGTCGGTCATGACGCGGGTGCGGTTGGCGGAAAATTCGGCCAAACTGCGGCAATTATTTGGCGACGATGTGGTGGCGGTGTGTTTGAAAAAAAACCAATACCAGGCGTGGCAAGAATTTGGCCGCACGATGGGGCATTTTTACCGCGCCAGCCAACAGCGTAAAGATTTTCAAATTTGCCGCCGCGTCGCCCGCCGCGCGGTGAAAAATGTTATCACTTTATCGCCGACCATAAAATTTTTTGTCGATGGGTCGCGCGATGTTTTGGGAGATGTTGGTGATGATGC
This genomic window from Hydrotalea sp. contains:
- the terL gene encoding phage terminase large subunit, with protein sequence MNKNNITSTTSDDQAGEQLDEQLVSFSLFAALWCVVERRPFPAHQQAMANFLANAWQNQQRQLLLMAFRASGKSTLVGLFCAWLLYRDNDLRILVLSAEQGLATKMVRAVRYLFDRHPLLKNLKPQTPDQWARDEFTIARRLVLRDPSMMARGIYGNITGFRADVVICDDVEVINNSHNSDQRGELRRRLAEVDFILTPSNGDDEGNNEADGVSRQLPGGLQLYVGTPHGPDSIYNTARDGFLAGFESFVMPVMDEHGQSVWPEKFTPAHINNLQQRHGDKKFLSQMMLKIDNHNGHGLHHQRLREYDGDLVYNERNQIGQMRLVGCDLADGAVLNTAIDSIGCFWDPAFGDRHKSADGSVVAVMAMDGDGHFYLHELVYLDNKFDGDARYDLAGMGLQHRDNPAMVQITQVMAIMARNFARGITIENNGLGKFLPGLLRQEIRRQKKLWVVNEISHRQNKRARIFAAFDSLLSAGALHVHRRLRHGDKGKNGGRFYNEIADFQLNNNTGHDDGLDAVAGCIESPFYKIHAKPNQTADNKNDNEIPVANHADENRDK